The following proteins come from a genomic window of Nicotiana tomentosiformis chromosome 12, ASM39032v3, whole genome shotgun sequence:
- the LOC104095303 gene encoding histidine decarboxylase-like, translating into MGSLSFEKDFEPSVVTPRGLIANGDFGEMKRLKVATPTTPRKNLNVAVTEPGSRNDGPSLDCILMNYIDTLSQRINYHIGYPVNIFYEHYASLAPLLQFHLNNCGDPFLQNTVDFHSKDFEVAVLNWFADLWEIEKDQYWGYVTNGGTEGNLHGILVGRELLPTGILYASKDSHYSVAKAAMMYRMDFEMINTSVHGEMDYSDLKAKLLQNKGKPAIINVTIGTTFKGAVDDLDIILQTLKDCGYTYDQFYIHCDAALNGLIIPFIKNMISFKKPIGSVTISGHKFLGCPMPCGIQITRKSYINNLSRKVEYIASVDATISGSRNGLAPIFLWYSLSAKGQIGLQKDVKRCLDNAKYLKDRLQQAGISVMLNELSIIVVLERPRDHEFVRRWQLSCVRDMAHVIVMPGITRDILDSFINDLLQQRKKWYKDGNVTPPCVAQDIGAQNCACSYHKIDFIIP; encoded by the exons ATGGGAAGCTTATCATTTGAGAAG GATTTTGAGCCATCGGTTGTAACTCCCAGAGGTTTAATAGCAAATGGAGATTTTGGAGAAATGAAAAGACTAAAGGTGgcaacaccaacaacaccaaggAAGAATTTGAATGTTGCAGTTACAGAGCCAGGGTCCAGAAATGATGGACCAAGTCTCGACTGTATTTTGATGAATTATATTGACACACTTTCCCAACGTATCAACTATCATATAG GTTATCCAGTGAATATATTCTATGAGCACTACGCTAGCTTAGCCCCACTTTTGCAATTCCACTTGAATAATTGTGGTGATCCCTTTCTTCAAAACACTGTGGATTTCCATTCAAAAGATTTCGAAGTGGCTGTTTTGAATTGGTTTGCAGACTTGTGGGAAATTGAAAAAGATCAATATTGGGGTTATGTTACAAATGGCGGCACCGAAGGAAATCTCCATGGCATTTTGGTGGG GAGAGAATTACTTCCAACTGGGATATTATATGCATCAAAAGACTCTCATTATTCGGTCGCCAAAGCTGCAATGATGTACAGAATGGATTTTGAAATGATTAACACATCTGTACATGGAGAAATGGATTATTCAGATTTGAAAGCAAAATTACTTCAAAACAAGGGCAAACCAGCAATAATTAATGTTACAATTG GTACTACCTTCAAAGGAGCTGTTGATGATCTTGATATTATTCTTCAAACACTTAAAGATTGTGGTTATACATATGATCAATTTTACATTCACTGTGATGCAGCACTCAATGGACTTATTATCCCTTTTATTAAAAAT ATGATTTCATTCAAGAAACCAATTGGAAGCGTCACAATTTCTGGTCACAAGTTCTTGGGATGTCCAATGCCTTGTGGAATTCAAATAACAAGGAAAAGTTACATTAACAACCTCTCAAGAAAAGTTGAGTACATTGCTTCAGTAGATGCCACAATTTCTGGAAGCAGAAATGGCTTAGCTCCAATCTTCTTGTGGTATAGTTTAAGTGCTAAAGGTCAAATTGGGCTTCAAAAGGACGTTAAGAGATGCCTTGACAATGCTAAGTACTTAAAAGATCGTCTTCAACAAGCAGGTATCAGTGTCATGCTCAATGAGCTTAGTATCATAGTTGTCCTCGAGAGACCTCGTGACCATGAATTTGTTCGTCGTTGGCAGCTTTCTTGTGTGAGAGATATGGCACATGTTATTGTTATGCCGGGTATAACTAGAGATATCTTGGACAGTTTCATCAATGATTTACTGCAACAAAGGAAAAAATGGTACAAAGATGGAAATGTTACACCTCCTTGTGTTGCACAAGATATTGGTGCCCAAAATTGTGCTTGCTCTTACCACAAAATTGATTTCATTATCCCATAG